TTCAGCATCGCCTCCGCCATCTCGACGCCGATGTAGCCCGCCCCGACGACGACCGCCCGCCTGCGCCCCGGCGCCATCCGGTCCAGCGAATCCAGCAGCGCCTGCCCGTCGTCCAGTGTCTGCACCCCGTGCACCCCGGGCGCGTCCATGCCGGGCAGCGCCGGACGCACCGGGCGGGCCCCCGTCGCGATCACCAGCTTGTCGAAGCCCGTCCAGTACGTCTCACGGCTCTCCCGGTCCACGGCCCGCACCCGCTGCCCGGCGACATCGATCTCGGTGACCTCGGTGCGCATCCGCAGGTCGATGTCGCGGGCCCGGTGCTCCTTCGGCGTACGGGCGATGAGGTCGTCCCGCTCCGGGACGTCGCCGCTGACCCAGTACGGGATGCCGCAGGCGGAGTACGAGGTGAAATGGCCCCGCTCGAAGGCCACGATGCTCAACTCGTCGGGGCCCTTGAGCCTGCGGGCCTGGGACGCGGCGGACATGCCCGCCGCGTCACCACCGATGACCACCAGTCGCTCCGCCGTCATGCCTGGTCCCTTCGACACCGAGTCCGAAGGGCCCACGCTACGACGCCGGGGGCGTGGACGAGGACTCGGCCGGCTCGGCCGGCTCGGGCGTCCTCGCCGCACGGCGTCCGGGCAGCCGCTTGCTGAGCAGCCGCCACAGCAGCAGGAGCACGGCGACCGCGGCCAGGAACGGGGCCGCTGCGCCCACCGCCATCGCGAGCCACCGCAGCATCGTGACGAACGCGTGCCAGCCGCCGCCGAGCGCGTCCAGGAACCCGGGGTCGTCGTCGTCCTTCACCACCGTCTCCGGCTCGAAGAGGTCGAGGGTGATCGTGGCCAGCGTGGTGCGGTCCTTCAGCGACTCCTGCTGGGCGAGCAGCGACTCCAAGGAGGCCTGACGGCTGCTCAGTTCGCCTTCCAGCGCGACCACGTCGGTGAGCCTCTCGGCCCGGTCCATCAGCTTGCGCACCCGCGCCACACTCGCGCGCTGGGTGGCGATCCGGCTCTCCACGTCGACCACCTGGTCGGTGACGTCCTTCGCGGTCGACGTGCGGGACAGCAGCTTCCCGGCGCCCGCGAGGTCCTTCAGCACCGCGTCGTACTCGGCCTGTGGAACGCGCAGCACGATATGTGACGTCTCATGTGTGTCATCGACCCGCTCCGTCTCCTCGCGTGAGACCAGGCCACCCGCACTCTCCGCGACGGAGCGCGCCGCCGCGGCGGCCTTCGGCACGCTCTTCACCTCCACGGAGAGCGAGGCGGTACGGATGACATGGGTGGCTGTGGGCAGGGCGTCGGGCTTCTTCGGCAGCGCCTGCGCACCATCGGCTCCCCGCGCGCCCTGCGCGGGCTTCTCGGCCGAGGTGTCCGCGGCGGCGCCCTGCTCGGCCGGGGCAAGCGCCTTCTTGTCGGCCGAGGAGCCCGAGTCGCTCGCACCGCCGCAGCCGCTCAGAGCGAGGAGGCCGGCCAGGAGACCGGCGGCCAGGACCGTGCGCGAACGACGGATGGCCGAACGGCCGGGATGACGGACTGTCTGCATAACTGCTCCCCCTGGGCGAGTGGTTGATGGTGCCGGTTCGACGTACGGGGTGGGGGCACGGGTTGCCGTATACCGGTTTCGAAGCGGTCACGTTCAGGACTCGGAAGGGGTTTGAGAGAGTGGAGGCATGCAGCGTTCACCAAATCGCGCGGACACAGGTACGGGTCATGTCGTCGTCATCGGCGGCGGCATCGCCGGTCTCGCCGCCGCTCACCGGCTCCTCGGGGCCGGGCTGCGGGTCACCCTCCTAGAAGCCACCGACCGGCTCGGCGGCAAACTCATGACCGGTGAGATCGCCGGTACCCAGGTCGACCTCGGCGCCGAGTCGGTACTCGCCCGGCGCCCGGAAGCGGTCGCACTGGCCCACGCCGTCGGGCTCGGCGACCGCCTCCAGCCACCCGCCGCCGCCACCGCGTCGGTCTGGACGCGCGGCGCCCTGCGGCCCATGCCCAAGGGCCATGTGATGGGCGTACCGGGCGACCCGGCCGCCCTCGGCGGGGTGCTCTCGCCTCAGGGCCTCGCCCGCATCGCGCAGGAGCGCGACCTGACCCCGACCCCCGTCGGCGAGGACGTCGCGGTCGGCGCGTACGTCGCCGACCGGCTCGGCCGCGAGGTCGTCGACCGGCTCGTGGAACCCCTGCTCGGCGGCGTGTACGCGGGCGATGCCTACCGGATCTCGATGCGCGCCGCCGTACCGCAGCTCTTCGAGGTGGTGCGCGAGGGCGGCTCGCTGCTCGACGGCGTACAGCGCATCCAGGAACGGGCCGCCGCCCAGCAGCGGACCGGACCGGTCTTCCAGGGCCTCGACGGCGGCATCGGCACCCTGCCGTACGCGGTCGCCGACGCCGTACGCGCGGCCGGCGGGGAGATTCTGACCGCCACCCCCGTCCTCGGCCTGACCCGTGGGGCCGACGGCTGGGACGTCCGTACGGACACCCGGGTGATCACCGCCGACGGCATCGTGCTGGCAGCCCCCGCCTGGTCCGCCTCCACCCTGCTCGCCGCCGAGTCCCCGGCCGCCTCCGCCGAGCTCGCCGGTGTCGAGTACGCGTCGATGGCGCTCGTCACCCTGGCGTTCCGCCGCTCCGACGTCGCCGCCACCGGCGCACTCGAAGGGCGCTCCGGCTTCCTCGTACCGCCGGTCGACGGCCGCACGATCAAGGCCTCCACCTTCTCCACCCACAAGTGGAACTGGGTCGCGGACTCCGCTCCCGACCTGTTCGTCCTGCGCACCTCCGTCGGCCGCTACGGCGAGGAGGACCACCTGCACCGCGAGGACAGCGAACTGGTCGACGTATCGCTGAGCGACCTCGCCGAGGCGACCGGACTGGCCGCGAAGCCCGTGGACACCGAGGTCACCCGGTGGATCGGCGGACTGCCCCAGTACCCCGTGGGCCATCTCTCCCGGGTCGCCCGGATCCGCGACGAGGTCGCCAAGCTCCCCGGGCTGCGGGTCTGCGGAGCGGTCTACGACGGCGTCGGCATCCCGGCGTGCATCGCGAGCGCCCACCGTGCCGCGGACGAGATCGCGGCCGACCTCACCGCCGGACCCGGGGAAGAGATCATCGCCACGTCGACCCTGGTTCAGGGCACACGGAGCGAGGCGGGACAATAGCCGTATGAGTGCGCCTGAGACTGTGAAATCAAGCAAGGGCCCCAACGCGGGTAAGAAGGCCAAGGACCTCAACGAGGTCATCCGCTACACGCTGTGGTCCGTCTTCAAGCTGCGCGATGTCCTGCCCGCGGACCGGACCGGCTACGCCGACGAGGTCCAGGAGCTGTTCGACCAGCTCGCGGCGAAGGACATCACCGTCCGTGGCACCTACGACCTCTCCGGTCTGCGTGCCGACGCCGACCTCATGATCTGGTGGCACGCCGAGACCGCGGACGAGTTGCAGGAGGCGTACAACCTCTTCCGGCGCACGAAGCTGGGCCTGGCGTTGGAGCCGGTCTGGTCGAACATGGCGCTGCACCGCCCCGCCGAGTTCAACAAGTCGCACATCCCGGCGTTCCTGGCCGACGAGACGCCGCGCAACTACATCAGCGTCTACCCCTTCGTGCGCTCCTACGACTGGTACCTGCTGCCGGACGAGGACCGCCGCCGGATGCTCGCGGACCACGGCAAGATGGCGCGCGGCTACCCGGACGTCCGGGCCAACACCGTCGCCTCCTTCTCGCTCGGCGACTACGAGTGGGTCCTCGCCTTCGAGGCGGACGAGCTGTACCGCATCGTCGACCTGATGCGTCACCTGCGGGCCTCCGAGGCGCGGATGCACGTCCGCGAGGAGGTTCCGTTCTTCACGGGGCGCAGGAAGTCGGTCGCAGACCTGGTGGCCGGGCTCGCGTAGCGAGCGGGCTCCGACCACCCCAACCCGGAAGATCAGACGGCGGGTACCGGCGCGTCCCGCGCCGCCCGTCGGTCCAGCGACACCGGGTTCGGTTTCCGGTGCGGTGCGCCTTCCGCGCGCCGCACCGGTCCCTTCTTTCTCATCGGCCCCGGAGTCTCATCGGCCCCGGATAAGGCCGCCACCGCAGCCGCTTTCGAGCGCGGCCCGCAGCGCCGGATCGTTCACGGCGCGCGCACCCCGTACGGCAATCGCCGCCAGGACATCACGGTCCGCGTCCGCCGCCGGGATCTCGCTCGCGGCCAGCAGCCGCTGACCGGCCGGTGAGGCCCAGGAGCTGTACGGATGGACCTCCATCCGGGCGATGATCAGGCATCCCAGGGTCAGCGCGAGAGGCAGCCCGAACCAGACGAGCAGTGACACCACCGGGCCGTCCGCGCTCCGCTCCCCACCGGGTATCAGCAGTGCCACCGCGCCCATCGCGACCACCAGCAGCGCCGCGCCCCGCACCGCACGGACCGCGGCGCCGACATCCGCTCCGGCGCCGGGGGCGGCCAGACCCGCGGTGACGAGCCGGTCGGCCAGAGTGCGCATGGTGTCCGTGGTGGCCGCGGCCGTCCGTACCGGCGGTATCGGTGACTGCCCTTCCGGACCGATGGCACGTATCACCGTGCGCTCCATCTCGTCGCGGCCCTCCGGGTCGACGACCGTCGCCCAGCCGGTGTGGGCGAGCAGCAGCCGACGCCGCAGATGCATGGTGACCAGGGCCAGATCGACCACCCGGTGCGGACCGCCGGCCAGGAACGCGGTCTCGTACAGCGTCAGTTCATGACCGTCCGTCACCTTCCGTACGGCATCCGCGGATGCGCCGGGCAGCAGCCCCGTGCGGGCGGAGACGATACAGAGACGGATGCACGAGATGGCTGCCGCGCCCCACGCCACCAGCAGAAACAGAACCCAGAGCATGGCGGATTTCTATGCGAGGCGGGCACGGAAAGCCATGGCCTGTTCACCATGCGGACGGTTCGGCGGTGCGGGACCGAGGAGCGGGACGCCGCCGTCGCTCAGGAACTGCTGCCACAACTCGACCCGCCGCCACAGCTGGAACCGCTGCTGCTGGAGCAACTGGAGCCGCTCGAACCGCCGCAGCTCGACCCCGAACCGCAACCGGACCCCGAACTGCAGCCTCCGCCGCCCCCTCCACTGCCTCCGCCGCCGTCGTTGGAGCTTCCGCAGCCGCCGTTGCCGGGGCTCGTTCCGGCACACCACACCGCCGGGACGACGAACATGGCGGACGAGTCCGAGGACGACGGCGAACCCGAGAACCGCGGCTGCCCGGTCGGGCGCATCCGGGCCGCTGTGATGAGCTGCGTCTGCAGTACGGGATCGGGCAGGGCCCGCAGCCCGTGCGTGGCCACCAGATGGGCCGGGTGCGGATCGTACGCGTGGGCGGTGCGGTACGCCTCGGCGGCCCGGCGCCCCGCACCGGTGACGCGCCCGCGGGCGACGGCGGCGCAGACGAGGCCGACGGGGAAGCCGACCAGCAGGGCCGGGAGGACCTTGAAGACGAACGGTACGGAGAAGTCCCCGGCCGGGTAGTCGTTCATGGACTGCACCACCGTCAGCACGACCGTGAGCGGAATGGCCAGCACGCAGACCAGCCCCTGCGTGATGCCCCAGCGGCGCCACGTCCGGCTCGCGGCGGGCGCGGCCAGCAGACCGCGCGCCGCGAGCCCGTCGCCGATCTCCTGCACCGCGGGGTGCCGCATCACCGCCTCGCGCAGGGTGTGCAGCGCGCCGCTGGGGGCCATGGCGTGCTCCTGGAGCACCGCGCGCTCCACCGGGTCACGGGCATCCGCCCGCTGGACGGCGACGATGCCCGGACCGCCGATGACGAGCCGCCCGTCCGTCTGCATCGCGGTGAGCGCGGTGTCGACCACCCTGCCGGGACCGCCGTTCAGGAAGGCGACCTCGAAGAGGTCGTGTACGGAACCGCCGGATCCGCCACGGGCGCGCACGAGCCCCACGATCAGGAGGACCGAGGAGACCGCGACGGCGAGGTCCACCAGCACTGCGAGGACATTCATGCCGGTCACCTTCCGACCAGGGCCGAGCGGGCAGCTCGTACCAGCCGGGTGGAGCGGCCTGGCGGTCGCGCGGCGGCCCGGTCCTGCCACCAGTGGGTCAGCCGGCGCCGTGCCGCGGCGTCGGCGGGCAGGCCGGCGATCAGCAGCTGCTCGGCGAAGTCCAGTGCGTCGCGCCGGTAACCGGCGGACATGGGACGGGTCCTGGCGTATGCGAGGAAGGCGTCCCGGTAACCGGCACCCAGGATCTGAGGCAGTTCGGGCGCCGCCTTGGCGACGACCCCGGCCCGCTTGGCGGCCAGGGCGCGGCTCTGGACTCCGAGCCGGCGGTGGTCGAAGCCCCGCGGCGCGGGAGTGCCCGCGA
This sequence is a window from Streptomyces sp. NBC_01217. Protein-coding genes within it:
- the hemQ gene encoding hydrogen peroxide-dependent heme synthase, whose product is MSAPETVKSSKGPNAGKKAKDLNEVIRYTLWSVFKLRDVLPADRTGYADEVQELFDQLAAKDITVRGTYDLSGLRADADLMIWWHAETADELQEAYNLFRRTKLGLALEPVWSNMALHRPAEFNKSHIPAFLADETPRNYISVYPFVRSYDWYLLPDEDRRRMLADHGKMARGYPDVRANTVASFSLGDYEWVLAFEADELYRIVDLMRHLRASEARMHVREEVPFFTGRRKSVADLVAGLA
- the hemG gene encoding protoporphyrinogen oxidase, producing MQRSPNRADTGTGHVVVIGGGIAGLAAAHRLLGAGLRVTLLEATDRLGGKLMTGEIAGTQVDLGAESVLARRPEAVALAHAVGLGDRLQPPAAATASVWTRGALRPMPKGHVMGVPGDPAALGGVLSPQGLARIAQERDLTPTPVGEDVAVGAYVADRLGREVVDRLVEPLLGGVYAGDAYRISMRAAVPQLFEVVREGGSLLDGVQRIQERAAAQQRTGPVFQGLDGGIGTLPYAVADAVRAAGGEILTATPVLGLTRGADGWDVRTDTRVITADGIVLAAPAWSASTLLAAESPAASAELAGVEYASMALVTLAFRRSDVAATGALEGRSGFLVPPVDGRTIKASTFSTHKWNWVADSAPDLFVLRTSVGRYGEEDHLHREDSELVDVSLSDLAEATGLAAKPVDTEVTRWIGGLPQYPVGHLSRVARIRDEVAKLPGLRVCGAVYDGVGIPACIASAHRAADEIAADLTAGPGEEIIATSTLVQGTRSEAGQ
- a CDS encoding TIGR04222 domain-containing membrane protein, which translates into the protein MNVLAVLVDLAVAVSSVLLIVGLVRARGGSGGSVHDLFEVAFLNGGPGRVVDTALTAMQTDGRLVIGGPGIVAVQRADARDPVERAVLQEHAMAPSGALHTLREAVMRHPAVQEIGDGLAARGLLAAPAASRTWRRWGITQGLVCVLAIPLTVVLTVVQSMNDYPAGDFSVPFVFKVLPALLVGFPVGLVCAAVARGRVTGAGRRAAEAYRTAHAYDPHPAHLVATHGLRALPDPVLQTQLITAARMRPTGQPRFSGSPSSSDSSAMFVVPAVWCAGTSPGNGGCGSSNDGGGGSGGGGGGCSSGSGCGSGSSCGGSSGSSCSSSSGSSCGGGSSCGSSS
- a CDS encoding TIGR04222 domain-containing membrane protein, whose translation is MLWVLFLLVAWGAAAISCIRLCIVSARTGLLPGASADAVRKVTDGHELTLYETAFLAGGPHRVVDLALVTMHLRRRLLLAHTGWATVVDPEGRDEMERTVIRAIGPEGQSPIPPVRTAAATTDTMRTLADRLVTAGLAAPGAGADVGAAVRAVRGAALLVVAMGAVALLIPGGERSADGPVVSLLVWFGLPLALTLGCLIIARMEVHPYSSWASPAGQRLLAASEIPAADADRDVLAAIAVRGARAVNDPALRAALESGCGGGLIRGR
- a CDS encoding DUF4349 domain-containing protein yields the protein MQTVRHPGRSAIRRSRTVLAAGLLAGLLALSGCGGASDSGSSADKKALAPAEQGAAADTSAEKPAQGARGADGAQALPKKPDALPTATHVIRTASLSVEVKSVPKAAAAARSVAESAGGLVSREETERVDDTHETSHIVLRVPQAEYDAVLKDLAGAGKLLSRTSTAKDVTDQVVDVESRIATQRASVARVRKLMDRAERLTDVVALEGELSSRQASLESLLAQQESLKDRTTLATITLDLFEPETVVKDDDDPGFLDALGGGWHAFVTMLRWLAMAVGAAAPFLAAVAVLLLLWRLLSKRLPGRRAARTPEPAEPAESSSTPPAS